The genomic region ATGATCTGGCGCTCTGCACCATCGCTACTGGAGCACTGTctggctgctgctgctgtggcgaATTTGGAACCATCGACACGACATCATGTTCCGTGCCAGGCGGCCCTCTAAACCGCCTCCTCACTGATGCTGCCGGGGACGTCATGGTCTGGTCTTTCAGGCTAAGCAGCCAGACTTAAAATGATCATGGGAAGATTTGGGAAGCACTGACGaaagtttcagaatatttgggaaacTACCCGAGCCTGCATGTTTAACTGCAGTTCCGGACCAATTCACTATACCATGGAATATTTGGACctgtttcagaatatttgggaaacAACCCGAGTACGCACGATATTTTGGACCAGTTTCATTAGATTATTTATAATAAAGGATAACTAAACCAAAACCGGCAGAAAACTGTCAAATTTAAAACTTGGACACAACCTACTGTAGACTGTAATGGTACAACACTAGGAAtaatattctactccctccgtttctaaatataagcccattaagagatttcaatatggactgcatacaaatgtatatagacatattttatagtgtagattcactcattttgctccgtatgtagtccatattgaaatctctgaaaatgcttatatttaggaacgaagggagtatcatATAGGACTCTGACATGAACTAAATTTTGCAGCATCTGATCGAACCTATTATGGATAAATTGTAGGAATCCAACACTTTTCTCCTAGTAGAAGACATATAAATGCTTCCCTTCAAAAAAAAAGAAGACATATAAATGCTAATTTAGCTGCACATAGAGTCTGCTACGTTTAATGTCATTGGCGATGTTCTTAGCATCCATGGCAATACCAGCCAATCCCCTTCTCCCTAACCCGGCACAATAGAGCCCATTTGCCCCTTTCCAATGATTAGGGAATTCCTTCTTGGGCAAGCCATCGCTATTTAGCATGTCCTTATCATTCTGCACTTGCAAATCTTACTTGATTTAGAACATATAACAAGTCTTGCATCTAGAGAAGTTACAGTGGACGAAATTAAAATCTCAGTTTATCTTATTACCTTGAGCCATGAATTTGCTGTGCTTTTGTATCCGGTTGCAAACACAATGGCATCAAAGGAGGCTTCCTTCCCACCTTCAAATTCAATTATTTTTCCTTTGATCTTAGTAATCCTTCCATGAACCTACAACAGGTTAAAAACTATAACTTGTCATATATGAAACTAAATTTCTTATACTATGTACATTTTGACCAAGGATATGCTCACTTTAATTTTGTCATTCTTGATTAACCCTATGGTGCCAACATCAATCACTGCGGATCGACCAGTTTCCGACTTCAGGACAAGTGGACCATTTTCTGGTCTTGTGATGCCATGCCTAGAGAGGTCCCCGAATACGAAATTTGCCATCATCAAAAGGAGACCATCTATCATCTTTAGTGGAAGATAATGGACAAGTGTCATCCCTAGTCGGATTAATTCCTTTGTCATTACATGAATCTGCAACCACAAAAGGGTCACCATCTTTTGCAATATGCAAGATAAAATAAGATATATAAAAGAGATTTGCAGTTAAAGTCACATATATTATACATACCGGACTTCGTATAACTATAGAAGTATTGGCACCATGAGAAGCAAGGTCGTAGGTGATCTCCATCCCAGAGTTACCAGATCCGATGACCAACACATTCCTCCCGGAGTAGTCGATGCCTGACTTGTAACATGATGAGTGGATGGCCACACCCGAGAAGTTTTCCAGGCCAGGGACCACTGGAATATTCTCAACACTATTCTCACCACTTGCCACAACAAGAAACTTCGCCCTGTAATTAACtattgtgcactttgccatgtcgcGCGCCATGATAGACCAATATTTTCCATTGAAGTCATATGTGGATGACTCAACAACAGTGAGATACCTCGGATGGATAGTGAAACACTCAATGTAGTCATCCACATACTTGATGAAAGTGTTCTTTGGTATGTATGTTGGGGTATCTGCTGGGTACGGCATGTGTGGCAACTCACAAAATTCCCTCGCTAGATGTAGCTTCAGCCGGTCATACGTGCGGTTGCGCCATAGTGATGCGCTGCAATTCTCACGCTCAACGATGACATAGGGGATGGAGAATTGGCTAAGGCATGCTGCAGTTGCGAGCCCTGCAGGCCCTGCGCCCACAATCAAAAGTACGACCTCCTCCATCACTACAACAACAGAGCGTATGAATATGTGAGATTACATATGTATGTAGGATGGACACTCCATAGTAACTCGAGGTATATTTTGCTCCCTTGATAGAATATTGGGAAGAGCACCTACATATGAGGCTTATACATAAATTTAAAATTTTCACATGGCAATTCTGTTTTTTGAACATGTCTATGTTGTGAAAGTAAAAAAACACATGTTTATATTATGGGATGCAAAAAGGGTAAACTTTGGTGCACACTAACTCAGTATGTCATATTCCCTTCAATAATTAGAGAATTATAAATACCACATTTATTGTGAAATCCAAGCTGGATACAAAATTGGTAGGAAACACAACTCCGTTCTGTTACATTTCCCGTCTAAATTCACAATAAGATTCAGATATATTTAGGCCATATTTGATGCTTCTATTTTATTTTTGCAGGGAAATGCTTCTAATTACACTAACTACAAATTAAAATAAGATAAGGTTATGTTCAGAATTTTTTgtaatgtttttttctttttcttatgaACGTTGCGAATCCCAATTGTATTAGTTTGGTGTACTCAACTTTGATCTTCTTGAGCGTAACAACCACATCGCTCATAGTCATCCTCTGGCCAGGCAAGTAGCTAGAGCAGATCAATCCCAATTGGAAGATCGACGCTAGAAAACAACCGTCCCGGCTGCAGCAAGGAAGAGAGGAACCTTGCAGAAGCTGACCATCAACAACTTGGACAAGTTCTGCAGGAAATGCCCGATGAATAAACCCACTGCCTAAGTGTTAGTTGTGCACCAAACATAGGGTCTGTGGGAGCATAATTCTGTAGCTTAACGCGTCGCTCTTCCTTGATGCCTTTCCGAGTGACCCATAATCTGTTCAAGAAAACGTTGTAGGGGAgcgcaacagaaaacaaaaaatttccgcaCTATGAACATGCCAGGATCACTATGGAGATGCATACAAGGTTTTGATCTGATCATTACCGACTCGtggcgcagcggaagtagagtcgatgtAGATCGTCGATGCAGATCCCCGCAggtaggatttacaacctcccaactgcgAGGATGTTCGGACAGGCCTTCGGAAGGCGGTCGGACAGGCCTTCGgaaggcggtcggacagtccctcgACGATGTCACGGACAGGCCTTCGGAAGGCGGTCGGACAGGCCTTCGgaaggcggtcggacagtccctcgGACGATGTCACGGACAGCTCTTCAGGAGCCACTCTCAGAAATTCAAACGGTCACTCAGACAACCCTTCAGGAGCCACTCTcagaaactcggacggtcactcgaACAGCCCTCCGGGAGGCCCTCGAACAGCCCCTCAGGCAAAAGATCGAACCTAcgacctctctacggggttgcacacatatggtgtcagctatccggtagggcttcgccgtcCAAAATTAGTTTCTGTTGGAATCCAGACAACCTTTCGGCTCCACAAAACTATTTCATCTGAGGGAGAGAAAGCTAGatcatgcatggcatgtgtatgagagttGGAGTGAGTGTGGAGAGCTTCTCTCTACCTCTATTTATAGGACAATGCAAGGGGTAGGGTGGCACGTGTAAACCCCAAAATGCCCATGGTATATGTCTCACATAAAAGGCATAATGGAGAGgcaagtggagctccatggagctccaccCTTGGCTGTCCACCACTAGTGGGCCCTTTCAAAAAGGGGCTCTTATCCTTCCATGTCATCCCTCTTGATcttttgggaaaagccccaaaaAGTGGCTTTCCAAAAAGCATCTAAATAGTGTTTTCCACTATTCATGAAAACATTTTTTCGTGACCAATTAATCCGAAAATATCTGTGAAGGTCCAGAACATTTCTAGTGCCCCATATAAAAATTCTGGATGCGTTCCAAAACATTTTCGATTAATGATTTTCATCAGCAAAAAGCAACCAAAGCATTTCCAGCAGCTCCAGAACATTTCCGGTTCTTTTCTCCGGAAAAATTCCATAAGTTTCCAGAACAATCGGGTACCCTCCAAAAAGTTCCAGGTGCATTCCAAAACCTTTTTGGCTCAATGGTTTACtctgaaacaactttttggttttGCCGAAACTTTTCCGTTGTGTCCAAAACTTTTTCAGTgactttctctcagactccctgtctagtatttagTAGATACATGAGTacatgacccttaagcgtgtgaccctttaggttcagtgaagtatagacatgtctggaacactttccgatcaatgatcaatagCGAAACagtggacatccatattgatccctatacccacgtgaatgaatattcgagtgaacatGTATTGTTGTGTGATATTCTTGTTGCTTTGCGATATGTTACAAACACCCGAGATGAGACTTATcggcatccccgtggatcaacacttttccactatgccagttacctcgttaccggttttgttcccTTATTTCGTTTCCACATTTCGGCATCCCTGTGAACAAATCACAttgtgtctggccagatgatgatggatacCATAACACCGAGATGGCCCTAAGTAtgtctctccatcatcggaggagaaaatcccaatcttgagctaccTCATTCCTTGTCATACTTTttcatgaacccgtaagccgccgtaatagccacccagttatggaTGGCGTTTAACAAACCCAAAAATTCACGAAGCAAGAACGCAGGAACTCGACACCCTCAAGGTCTAAGAAATTATGCAACACTTGAGCCAGTCatagaggcatgactaggaatacattttactttTTAATATACCACACATGAAATGAGTTTCCCTCCGAGCCTCATGATTATTGCAGACTCGataatcattgcagttatagcatggaacataaacttcAATTACAAACTTGGAGATACAATAACTATTGTTACtgcctctagggaatatctcctatagactcccacttgcactagagtcataatcTAGTTAAATGGCTTCCCTAGCACCAATGGCTATCTAGTGTTGCTCATGCTTTGCTCATGGTAGAGGCTTTGTCATCGGGTCTGACACGTTCAGATCCGTGTGAACTTTGCATACTTTCACTAAACCCACTTCGACGTGATATCGAATGAGTTTATATTTGCGTTCAATATGTTTTGTCTTATGGTGAGAACATGGCTCCCTTGCCTGAGCCACGGCGCCATTATTATCACAATAGATTTGCACCGGGTCCAGAGCACTTGGAACCACACCAAGGTCTTCAAGAAATTTCTTGATCCAGGCCGTCAGCTTGGAGGCTTCTGAAGTACCAACATATTCTACCTCCGACGTAGAATCCGCCACAGTCTTCTGCTTGGAACTTTTCCAGTCCACCGCGCCACTATTCAATACATAAACATAGCCTGTTTGAGATTTGAAGTCATCTGTGTCAATCATGAAGCATGCATTGGTGTAACCAATTACAACGAGCACTTCATCACCTCCGTACAGAAGAAGCAAATCCTTGGTCCTTCTGAGGTACTTAAGAATATTTTTGGCTGCTGCCCAGTGTTCCAATCCTAGATCACTTTGGAACTTGCTGCTAACACTTAGCACATAGGAAACATCTGGTATTGTACATACCATGGCATACATAATTGAACCAATTGCTGAAGCATATGGAACATCATTCATTTTTACTCTCTCATCGAGAGTCCGAGGacactgattattgctcagtgttgtgccaggtgacatggggagtaggcctttcttggagtttctccatgttgaaccttttcaacaccttgtcaatgtacgtgctttggctaagcgctatcatggcgtcttgatctatctctatagatccggATGCCCAATATGTATGTCGCTTTGCCTaagtatttcattgaaaaattcttcttTAATGAGTCTTTTATTTTGCTAAGAAAATTcacgtcatttccaatcaacaatatgtcacccacatataagattagaaatgcttttgcgctcccactaaacttcttgtaaacacaagattcttcgtcattcctgatgaagccaaactctttgaacacttcatcaaaacgaatgttcctgCTCCTTGATGCTTGCTTTAGACCATAAATGTCCTTTGGAAGTTTGCATACCTTTTCGGCATCCTTAGAAACGACAAAACCTTCAGGCTGTATCATGCATACATCTTCTTTGAGATTTCCAGTTAGGAAatccattttgacgtccatctgcatATTTTATAATCAAAATAAGCAGCAATTGCTAGTAATATCcgtacagacttaagcatagctacAGACGAGAAAGTCTTGTCGTAGTCCACTACTGGAACTTTTTCACGACAAgtctagctttatagatagtaacgttactgtcgtggatttgtcacggcagatgtcctagtgccaggacttagtcgcgaggccaacgcatctatgtggtagcttgagaggggttgagcggaatcgagagacgcaacacaagatagggatttagacagcttcgggccccgggaaacatcatccggtaacaaccctacatgctgtttgaggctaggtctcattattatcacgagggagtcgccggaaaccggctctcctctttgtatctagccctaagattgtttcttcttgcttgtagcttccccctctttggggagccctacccctccttatatatgttgaagaggcgggttacatgtagagtccaactcggacttaagacttaactattctaaCTTATcgccatgggcttcttaacatcttgggcttcataacgtcttgggcttcataacccctggcaatccagttatcactgtttgccggtttaacattgtctgccggtttaacattgtctgccggtttaacatttgtctgacttaactcctgccggtttaccacctgccggtttaccgtctgtcatagccatctgtcttaactgtctgtcttaactatccgccggtttaacatccggccgggtcataccgcggggtatatccccgacattagcccccagtttaatttggatttatccatgttaaattgattctgatcatccttaagtccttgtcacttccttcttctagaaaatccggtttaacaggccagcttcataatcaacttgctgacattggtttctcatagaaaatatattgtgaagaataactcctttgattcagctcccaatgcttaaaaacaatattggtccttgaaatactcatctgatcttcaacgGTTTAAGGATGTAGaaattgccggtttaacattgccaagatcaccggtttataaatattgatagcaccgggtcatacttgtagttaacatccagcttgaaaatatacctcttatatgcctatcacttgtagcccccaagtcttaagaaggtagcatagcaacagctttaagacttgcttcaatataaatatcacaatcttgaagaaatccaggttgttcatctcaatcactagtcataattgagtattccacatatgtagcccccaagtgccgggttgtcatgcttgcagcagcctgggacttgtaattgtctgatgctcataaaaacttcgaccagtgtagcctccaagggctgggtcattatgaataatgagcagggactttgtaaatataatcatatagatttgagcaatgatgtattgtccccaagggccggctcagtaagataatattgagctgggacttgatatatacttcaatgaaaataacatcatatgatataaccctcatcatggggcttgaatccacgtccacaaggttaagagccttgtgctttaccaactgagcaatataCCCTTCAATATAGTGGATataaagctttgtaccttgaattgttgacaggagcaattggtagcccccaagggtcggctcattataatgtgatgagtcgtgTCTTCAACAgtatgagcaaaaaatgactttgcattagcccccaagtgtcatggtgcatgcttgcagcgacatgagacttgcatatttgatataatctcaacttaaataatgtagcccccaagtgtcgggttgtaagcctgtagcaactcgggactattccttcaattgtagaataaatcatatccattgacaatatgatagccattgcgctaaagcgactttgaaaaccttaatcataatactggttattgataaccataatagaaatccagccaggttggctatgaaagatttgaataatataatccaatgatttatgagcgcatgattccaatggcgcaatccaaatatatgctggcgacttatagtcgaaaccagaccgggctgatagtctccggattataatttaaTCATGTTCCGTCAATCTGTAACTGACAGTTGAACCGGATTTAATAATGTTGGGTGAAAACGCAACAGAAAAAATATTTtatcaaaaagaaaaagagaagcaaaggcaaagataaaaccattgcaaatgaggctttgagccgatcaagtggcattaccatggtcggacaagaccaagcccccaataggcgtAGCTACGGTTCatgtcagccaggtccccaaatgatgcagtggcattatgccgatcaagatgtgtagcgatggttcgggttcgaccaaagcccccaagtgattctgtggccttaggccgatcaagaggcgtgactggttcagacgtgaccaagtccccaagtgatgttgtggctttTCGCCT from Triticum aestivum cultivar Chinese Spring chromosome 4A, IWGSC CS RefSeq v2.1, whole genome shotgun sequence harbors:
- the LOC123087541 gene encoding probable indole-3-pyruvate monooxygenase YUCCA10 isoform X4, with translation MMEEVVLLIVGAGPAGLATAACLSQFSIPYVIVERENCSASLWRNRTYDRLKLHLAREFCELPHMPYPADTPTYIPKNTFIKYVDDYIECFTIHPRYLTVVESSTYDFNGKYWSIMARDMAKCTIVNYRAKFLVVASGENSVENIPVVPGLENFSGVAIHSSCYKSGIDYSGRNVLVIGSGNSGMEITYDLASHGANTSIVIRSPIHVMTKELIRLGMTLVHYLPLKMIDGLLLMMANFVFGDLSRHGITRPENGPLVLKSETGRSAVIDVGTIGLIKNDKIKVHGRITKIKGKIIEFEGGKEASFDAIVFATGYKSTANSWLKVMDKKLALPKKQLPVLCQKIRCRSLADW
- the LOC123087541 gene encoding probable indole-3-pyruvate monooxygenase YUCCA11 isoform X2 → MEEVVLLIVGAGPAGLATAACLSQFSIPYVIVERENCSASLWRNRTYDRLKLHLAREFCELPHMPYPADTPTYIPKNTFIKYVDDYIECFTIHPRYLTVVESSTYDFNGKYWSIMARDMAKCTIVNYRAKFLVVASGENSVENIPVVPGLENFSGVAIHSSCYKSGIDYSGRNVLVIGSGNSGMEITYDLASHGANTSIVIRSPIHVMTKELIRLGMTLVHYLPLKMIDGLLLMMANFVFGDLSRHGITRPENGPLVLKSETGRSAVIDVGTIGLIKNDKIKVHGRITKIKGKIIEFEGGKEASFDAIVFATGYKSTANSWLKNDKDMLNSDGLPKKEFPNHWKGANGLYCAGLGRRGLAGIAMDAKNIANDIKRSRLYVQLN
- the LOC123087541 gene encoding probable indole-3-pyruvate monooxygenase YUCCA11 isoform X1, which codes for MMEEVVLLIVGAGPAGLATAACLSQFSIPYVIVERENCSASLWRNRTYDRLKLHLAREFCELPHMPYPADTPTYIPKNTFIKYVDDYIECFTIHPRYLTVVESSTYDFNGKYWSIMARDMAKCTIVNYRAKFLVVASGENSVENIPVVPGLENFSGVAIHSSCYKSGIDYSGRNVLVIGSGNSGMEITYDLASHGANTSIVIRSPIHVMTKELIRLGMTLVHYLPLKMIDGLLLMMANFVFGDLSRHGITRPENGPLVLKSETGRSAVIDVGTIGLIKNDKIKVHGRITKIKGKIIEFEGGKEASFDAIVFATGYKSTANSWLKNDKDMLNSDGLPKKEFPNHWKGANGLYCAGLGRRGLAGIAMDAKNIANDIKRSRLYVQLN
- the LOC123087541 gene encoding probable indole-3-pyruvate monooxygenase YUCCA10 isoform X3 → MMEEVVLLIVGAGPAGLATAACLSQFSIPYVIVERENCSASLWRNRTYDRLKLHLAREFCELPHMPYPADTPTYIPKNTFIKYVDDYIECFTIHPRYLTVVESSTYDFNGKYWSIMARDMAKCTIVNYRAKFLVVASGENSVENIPVVPGLENFSGVAIHSSCYKSGIDYSGRNVLVIGSGNSGMEITYDLASHGANTSIVIRSPIHVMTKELIRLGMTLVHYLPLKMIDGLLLMMANFVFGDLSRHGITRPENGPLVLKSETGRSAVIDVGTIGLIKNDKIKVHGRITKIKGKIIEFEGGKEASFDAIVFATGYKSTANSWLKVMDKKLALPKKQLPVLCQKIRRCRSLADW
- the LOC123087541 gene encoding probable indole-3-pyruvate monooxygenase YUCCA10 isoform X5, with protein sequence MMEEVVLLIVGAGPAGLATAACLSQFSIPYVIVERENCSASLWRNRTYDRLKLHLAREFCELPHMPYPADTPTYIPKNTFIKYVDDYIECFTIHPRYLTVVESSTYDFNGKYWSIMARDMAKCTIVNYRAKFLVVASGENSVENIPVVPGLENFSGVAIHSSCYKSGIDYSGRNVLVIGSGNSGMEITYDLASHGANTSIVIRSPIHVMTKELIRLGMTLVHYLPLKMIDGLLLMMANFVFGDLSRHGITRPENGPLVLKSETGRSAVIDVGTIGLIKNDKIKVHGRITKIKGKIIEFEGGKEASFDAIVFATGYKSTANSWLKICKCRMIRTC